AGCCGACGCCGAAGGTCAACTGCTACCAAAGGGAATCCGAGAATGAAAAACTCCGAAATCGCAGCTCGCAAGGACGCGGCCATTTCCCGTGGCGTCGGCATGACGACGCAGATCTATGCCGCCAAGGCGGAGAATGCGGAGATCTGGGACGTCGAAGGCAATCGCTACATCGACTTCGCAGGCGGCATCGCCGTTCTCAACACGGGCCATCGCCATCCCAAGGTCATCGAGGCCGTAAAGAAGCAGCTTGATGCCTTCACCCACACCTGCCACCAGGTCATGCCATACGAGAACTACGTCGCTCTGGCCGAGCGCCTGAACAAGCTCGTTCCGATTTCCGGCCCGAAGAAGACCATCTTCACCACCACGGGCGCCGAAGCCGTCGAAAACGCCGTCAAGATCGCCCGCGCCGCAACCGGCCGCAACGCCGTCATCGCCTTTACCGGTGCATTCCACGGCCGTACCTTCATGGGCATGACCCTGACCGGCAAGGTCGTTCCCTACAAGGTCGGCTTTGGCCAGATGATGGGCGACGTCTTCCACGTTCCCTTCCCGATCGAGATGCACGGCATCAGCGTCGAGGAATCGCTCGATGTCCTCGACAAGCTGTTCAAGGCCGATGTCGACCCGAAGCGCGTCGCCGCCATCATTCTCGAGCCGATCCAGGGCGAAGGCGGCTTCTATGAAGTTCCGCGCGCTCTGATGAAGGCCGTTCGCCAGATCTGCGATGAACATGGCATGCTGATGATCGCCGACGAAGTGCAGACCGGCTTTGCCCGTACCGGCAAGCTGTTCGCCATGGAACACCATGACGTATCGCCGGATCTCGTCACCATGGCCAAGAGCCTTGCCGGCGGCTTCCCGCTTTCGGCCGTCACCGGCCGCGCCGAACTGATGGACGTTCCCGGCCCCGGCGGCCTCGGCGGCACCTATGCCGGCAACCCGCTGGCGATTGCCGCCTCGCATGCCGTTCTCGACGTCATCGAGGAAGAAAAGCTGTGCGACCGTGCAAACCAGCTCGGCGGCCGCCTGAAGCAGCGCCTTGAAGGCCTGCGCGCCGACATTCCGCAGATTTCCGACATCCGCGGCCCCGGTTTCATGGTTGCCGTCGAATTCGGCCATCCCGGCTCGATCAAGCCGGATGCGGACTTCACCAATGCCGTTCGCCTGAAGGCACTGGAAAAGGGTCTGGTTCTCCTGACCTGCGGCGTCTACGGTAACGTCATCCGCTTCCTGTCTCCGATCACCATTCAGGACGAAGTCTTCAACGAAGCTCTCGATATCATCGAAACCTCTCTCCGCGAATGCGCAGCAAAGGCCAAGTAATGACCGTATCGACCCTTCTCACATCGAAGCTGAAGGACGCGTCGCTCGTCACCGACAAGACGCTGGTTGGCACCGAATGGGTGTCCGCAAGCGAAAGCGGCAAGACCTTCGAAGTCACAAACCCCTCGACGGGCGAAGTCATCGCCACCTTGCCGGATCTCGGCAAGGTGGAAGTCGCCCGCGCCATCGACGCGGCCTATATCGCGCAGAAGGCATGGGCGAAGAAGACCGGCAAGGAGCGCGCCGGGGTCCTCCGCAAGCTCTTCGACCTGATGGTTGCCAATGCCGACGACCTCGCCACCATCCTGACCATGGAAA
The window above is part of the Rhizobium sp. ACO-34A genome. Proteins encoded here:
- a CDS encoding 4-aminobutyrate--2-oxoglutarate transaminase; the encoded protein is MKNSEIAARKDAAISRGVGMTTQIYAAKAENAEIWDVEGNRYIDFAGGIAVLNTGHRHPKVIEAVKKQLDAFTHTCHQVMPYENYVALAERLNKLVPISGPKKTIFTTTGAEAVENAVKIARAATGRNAVIAFTGAFHGRTFMGMTLTGKVVPYKVGFGQMMGDVFHVPFPIEMHGISVEESLDVLDKLFKADVDPKRVAAIILEPIQGEGGFYEVPRALMKAVRQICDEHGMLMIADEVQTGFARTGKLFAMEHHDVSPDLVTMAKSLAGGFPLSAVTGRAELMDVPGPGGLGGTYAGNPLAIAASHAVLDVIEEEKLCDRANQLGGRLKQRLEGLRADIPQISDIRGPGFMVAVEFGHPGSIKPDADFTNAVRLKALEKGLVLLTCGVYGNVIRFLSPITIQDEVFNEALDIIETSLRECAAKAK